The Spirosoma oryzicola genome contains a region encoding:
- a CDS encoding sensor histidine kinase yields the protein MKQIELNYQRDVIYRTLDAVEDERHRVARDLHDEVGASLSVMRLLVSQLVQSNPVVDPAGTKLKAQIDHTLDTIRRISNDLLPQGLTELGLVYALEGLCEDIMAVTENDIQLLVQGTVNFNARFNLTVYRLVQELLINASKYAHATSIELQITVSTDQFLLLYSDNGIGFNLEEAYHKKSLGLKNIETRTQMLGGSVDFKTQSGQGLQVTIGVPLLNNL from the coding sequence ATGAAACAAATCGAGCTCAACTACCAACGCGATGTAATTTATCGTACGCTGGATGCGGTCGAAGACGAGCGTCATCGGGTAGCACGGGATCTTCATGACGAAGTAGGAGCTTCCCTATCCGTCATGCGCTTGTTGGTTAGCCAACTGGTGCAATCCAATCCTGTTGTTGACCCCGCAGGAACTAAGCTCAAGGCGCAGATTGATCATACGCTGGATACAATCCGACGGATCTCTAACGATCTCTTACCGCAAGGGCTTACCGAACTCGGTTTGGTGTACGCACTGGAAGGACTATGTGAAGATATTATGGCAGTAACCGAAAATGATATCCAGTTACTGGTTCAGGGCACGGTCAATTTTAACGCCCGCTTCAACTTGACCGTATACCGACTCGTTCAGGAACTACTAATCAATGCCAGCAAATACGCCCATGCGACCAGTATTGAACTGCAAATTACAGTTTCTACCGACCAGTTTCTGTTGCTATATAGCGACAATGGCATCGGGTTTAATCTGGAGGAAGCGTACCATAAAAAGAGTTTGGGGCTGAAGAACATCGAAACGCGCACACAAATGCTAGGCGGCTCTGTTGACTTCAAAACCCAATCGGGCCAAGGATTACAAGTTACTATTGGGGTTCCTTTGCTAAATAACCTATGA
- a CDS encoding response regulator transcription factor, translating into MKTINVAIADDQVLFRKGLLSIINGFEGIQVTLEAENGRALLEGLETATSFPDVVLLDLSMPELNGVEVTKRLNSAYPALKIIILSVYGEDRFVIHMIDLGVNGFLFKNVEPLEVERAIRTVVEKDFYVNDIFLTAMKNRMSIKKPRQLLTVDLASSLTPRELEVLGLICRQLTAQEIADRLSISTRTVDGHRNNLLEKTGARNTAGLVIFAVKNHLLDPASLL; encoded by the coding sequence ATGAAGACTATCAACGTTGCTATCGCTGATGACCAAGTGCTGTTTCGGAAAGGCTTGTTGTCTATTATCAATGGTTTTGAGGGTATACAAGTTACCCTGGAAGCCGAGAATGGTCGAGCTTTGCTGGAAGGACTTGAAACAGCTACCTCTTTTCCGGATGTGGTCCTGTTGGATCTATCAATGCCGGAACTGAATGGAGTCGAGGTCACGAAGCGACTGAATAGTGCGTATCCTGCCCTTAAAATAATAATCTTATCAGTTTATGGCGAAGACCGGTTTGTCATCCACATGATCGATCTGGGTGTCAATGGGTTTTTATTTAAAAATGTCGAGCCACTGGAGGTAGAACGAGCGATTCGTACTGTGGTTGAGAAAGATTTTTACGTGAACGACATCTTTTTGACGGCCATGAAAAACCGGATGTCTATCAAAAAACCTCGTCAATTATTAACCGTTGATCTTGCCTCTAGTTTAACCCCCAGAGAATTGGAAGTACTTGGACTCATATGTCGGCAACTAACCGCTCAGGAAATTGCGGATCGGCTCAGCATCAGCACCCGTACTGTCGATGGTCACCGAAACAATTTGCTGGAGAAAACCGGCGCTCGCAACACGGCTGGCCTGGTTATCTTCGCCGTCAAGAACCACTTACTGGACCCTGCTTCACTCCTTTGA
- a CDS encoding phage tail protein: MDPFLGEIRAVGFNYAPYGWAFCQGQLLSIAQNTALYSILGITYGGDGRVNFALPDLRGRVIVNSGQAPGSSPYYQGQTGGQDTVTLTPEQNPQHTHSLDAIRVPVSENSPNSSSPAKNVLAQTDKAHYGSSTSGQMAAGSLSGTASFIGEGASHDNHMPYLALNYIIALQGVFPQRP, encoded by the coding sequence ATGGACCCTTTTCTCGGTGAAATTCGTGCTGTTGGCTTTAATTATGCCCCATATGGCTGGGCCTTTTGCCAAGGGCAATTGTTATCTATTGCGCAAAATACCGCGTTGTACTCCATTTTAGGCATTACTTATGGGGGCGATGGGCGAGTTAACTTTGCCCTGCCCGATCTGCGGGGCAGGGTTATTGTCAATTCGGGTCAGGCACCGGGCTCAAGTCCATACTATCAGGGGCAAACCGGTGGGCAGGACACCGTAACACTCACGCCAGAGCAGAATCCTCAGCATACGCACTCACTGGATGCCATTCGGGTCCCGGTTAGTGAGAACAGCCCTAACTCCAGCTCACCAGCTAAAAATGTTCTGGCCCAGACCGACAAAGCACACTACGGGAGCAGCACGAGCGGCCAGATGGCCGCTGGTTCTCTGAGCGGAACGGCCTCGTTCATAGGTGAAGGAGCCTCTCATGACAATCACATGCCTTACCTAGCGCTGAATTACATCATTGCGTTACAAGGTGTGTTTCCTCAACGCCCCTAA
- a CDS encoding phage tail protein — protein MEPYIGEIRIFPGNFAPVGWLYCNGQSVNISDYQALFQLIGTTYGGDGQTKFALPNLQGRAVVGQGAGQGLSTYVLGQQAGQEAVTVTANQMPVHQHAVQVSTQAHVGAPAQVSPNGAYFGDQGEAAYQSTAGSATLATDAVIGQTSSSGGGQPHTNLQPYLVINYIIATDGIYPTQQ, from the coding sequence ATGGAACCCTACATTGGTGAGATTCGCATTTTCCCTGGCAACTTTGCTCCGGTTGGCTGGCTATATTGTAATGGACAATCCGTCAACATAAGCGACTACCAAGCACTTTTTCAATTGATCGGTACGACTTATGGGGGTGATGGACAAACGAAGTTTGCCCTACCCAATCTGCAAGGCCGTGCCGTGGTTGGTCAGGGCGCTGGCCAAGGTTTAAGTACGTACGTGCTGGGACAACAGGCGGGCCAGGAAGCGGTAACGGTAACAGCCAACCAGATGCCTGTTCATCAGCACGCAGTACAGGTTAGCACGCAAGCGCATGTAGGCGCACCCGCCCAGGTATCTCCCAACGGAGCCTATTTCGGCGATCAGGGGGAGGCTGCGTATCAATCGACGGCGGGTTCAGCAACGCTGGCTACCGACGCCGTTATTGGTCAGACGAGCAGCAGCGGGGGGGGACAACCACATACCAACCTTCAGCCTTATTTGGTGATTAATTACATCATTGCTACGGATGGAATCTATCCCACACAGCAGTAG
- a CDS encoding phage tail protein translates to MDPFMGEIRLMSFGFNPKYWAPCQGQLLPINQNQALFSLLGTMYGGNGVTNFALPDLRGRVVLSFGQGSGIQGYSQGERGGSEGIPLTTAQLAAHNHSVAGSIQTASEADGQDPSGAYPAPTNVTQYASGGANTTMAAITGQTSTAGTGLPHENRQPVMALNYCIAIQGIFPPHS, encoded by the coding sequence ATGGATCCTTTTATGGGCGAAATTCGCCTGATGAGTTTTGGCTTCAACCCCAAATATTGGGCACCTTGTCAGGGTCAACTGTTACCTATTAATCAAAACCAAGCCTTATTCTCCCTGTTAGGCACCATGTACGGGGGGAATGGCGTAACTAATTTCGCTCTACCCGATTTGCGCGGCCGGGTAGTTCTAAGCTTCGGTCAGGGCTCGGGTATACAAGGATACAGCCAAGGCGAGAGGGGAGGTTCGGAGGGTATACCGTTAACTACCGCGCAGCTGGCTGCTCATAACCATTCGGTAGCAGGCTCCATTCAGACCGCTTCGGAAGCCGATGGACAGGATCCTAGTGGGGCTTATCCGGCTCCTACTAACGTTACCCAGTATGCGTCCGGGGGGGCCAACACCACTATGGCTGCTATAACAGGGCAGACAAGTACCGCTGGCACAGGGCTACCGCACGAAAACCGCCAGCCAGTTATGGCGCTGAATTACTGCATTGCCATACAAGGTATTTTTCCTCCGCATAGTTAA
- a CDS encoding methionyl-tRNA formyltransferase — translation MKLGVIISSLLGLPLLYELVAQGVTARVAVPHTPSHPDESIQIAQAVSTLGVPLTWLHRQTLRTDLLAWLGPDPLDAVLVFTLPWRIPATVLSIPRQGFLNVHLAPLPAYRGPEPLFWLLRNGETAGAVTIHRMDANFDTGPVLLTVPVPIDPKDTHGLHRAKLAQYAVVAAHQLLTRLWSEIPLEFDAQDDMSARYWPRAGLADVCVDWEETAVRIDQLVKAVNPWNRGALTTFRGQCLRLLGVTPRPETTPALPGTIVWATPQQGLGVACGQGQIVQLDMVSLPEGYFSGTQLAGLGLQVGEVLTSFQADAVLSG, via the coding sequence ATGAAACTGGGTGTAATCATAAGTAGTTTGCTGGGCCTGCCGCTTCTTTACGAACTGGTGGCGCAAGGTGTCACAGCCCGCGTAGCAGTACCCCATACACCCTCCCATCCGGACGAATCCATTCAGATCGCTCAGGCTGTTTCTACGCTGGGCGTACCGCTGACGTGGTTACACCGTCAAACGCTTCGCACCGATCTACTAGCGTGGTTAGGCCCTGACCCGCTTGACGCCGTCCTTGTTTTTACGTTACCCTGGCGCATTCCGGCAACGGTGTTGTCCATCCCGCGCCAGGGGTTTCTGAACGTTCATCTGGCGCCTTTACCAGCCTATCGGGGCCCGGAGCCGTTGTTTTGGCTCTTGCGTAATGGCGAAACAGCCGGGGCTGTAACTATTCACCGGATGGATGCCAATTTTGATACAGGCCCTGTCCTATTAACCGTGCCGGTCCCCATTGACCCCAAAGATACGCATGGGCTACACCGGGCAAAACTCGCTCAATATGCCGTCGTTGCTGCTCACCAGCTGCTCACCAGACTTTGGAGTGAAATACCCCTGGAATTTGACGCGCAAGATGATATGTCTGCCCGCTACTGGCCCCGTGCTGGTCTTGCCGACGTATGCGTAGACTGGGAGGAAACAGCTGTGCGAATCGACCAACTTGTAAAGGCCGTTAATCCCTGGAACCGGGGTGCATTAACTACGTTTCGTGGCCAATGCCTACGACTACTGGGTGTGACGCCTAGGCCTGAAACAACACCAGCTTTACCAGGCACAATCGTTTGGGCAACTCCTCAGCAGGGCCTAGGCGTTGCCTGCGGTCAGGGGCAGATCGTGCAACTGGATATGGTTTCGTTGCCAGAAGGCTACTTCTCGGGGACTCAACTAGCCGGTCTCGGCTTGCAGGTGGGTGAGGTACTCACATCTTTTCAGGCAGACGCTGTTCTATCGGGTTAG